The following coding sequences lie in one Chelonia mydas isolate rCheMyd1 chromosome 6, rCheMyd1.pri.v2, whole genome shotgun sequence genomic window:
- the DEPDC7 gene encoding DEP domain-containing protein 7 isoform X3, with product MAGVREKAAALNLCAVYSPANKPPGFSLAQKPFGATYVWSSIINALQTQVEVKKRRQNLKYFNNCFIGSDAVDVIFAHLLQNKYFGDVDISRAKVVRVCQALMDYKVFEAVSTRVFGKDKRSMFEDSSCSLYRLTNVPSPEDSSFEKEYISSQRLEKMAFNPPPIKSESLEDLWENLSLKPANAPEVNLSASLSRQVINEVWQEQTIARLLQLVDLPLLDSLLEHQGIRSKLPQPKKEAGCVITSNYIDREILKAFSDSQTDEWLSAAIDCLEYLPDQMVVDISRNLPSQPDKADAWKLLLFDTIGRYYSQKKEPLLSHASDIHTGITELLVNGKTEPALEAIQLYLKLLDSQTREEFRRLLYFMAIAAHHSEFKLQKESDNRMVVKRTFSKAIVNNKTLSKGKTDLLILFLVDQQKDVLKIPATLHKMVSDKLMAVQQGQDPNKDTGYTFCQKLDQSEYRYSVQKTTKAELLSLLKTIDEDTKISAKERKKLLGQFHSSNPTIFMQYFGDRVTNMCV from the exons ATGGCCGGCGTGCGGGAGAAGGCGGCAGCTTTGAATCTCTGCGCTGTGTACAGCCCGGCTAACAAGCCCCCGG GTTTCAGCTTAGCACAAAAGCCATTTGGAGCAACATATGTATGGAGCAGCATCATCAATGCTCTTCAGACTCAAGTGGAAGTGAAAAAGCGGCGACAGAACCTGAAATACTTTAATAACTGTTTTATTGGCTCTGATGCAGTGGATGTCATCTTTGCTCATCTCCTCCAGAACAAATATTTTGGGGATGTCGATATTTCCCGTGCTAAAGTAGTGCGAGTGTGTCAAGCACTGATGGATTACAAAGTGTTTGAGGCAGTTTCAACTAGAGTCTTTGGAAAAGACAAACGGTCCATGTTCGAAGATAGTAGCTGCAGCCTCTATAGGTTGACAAATGTACCTAGCCCAGAAGACAGTTCATTTGAGAAAGAATATATTAGTAGTCAAAG ACTTGAGAAAATGGCATTTAATCCTCCTCCAATCAAATCAGAAAGCTTAGAAGATCTCTGGGAAAACTTGAGTCTAAAACCTGCTAATGCTCCTGAAGTAAACCTCTCTGCAAGTTTGTCTCGTCAAG TTATTAATGAAGTATGGCAAGAACAAACAATTGCTCGTCTGCTGCAGCTTGTGGACCTTCCACTTCTTGACTCTTTACTTGAACATCAAGGGATTAGGTCCAAGCTTCCCCAACCCAAGAAGGAGGCGGGATGCGTCATCACAAGCAACTACATAGACAGAGAAATTCTCAAGGCTTTCAGTGACTCTCA GACTGATGAATGGCTCTCTGCAGCAATAGATTGCTTGGAGTATCTTCCAGATCAAATGGTGGTGGATATAAGCAGAAATTTGCCTAGTCAACCTGATAAAGCAGACGCATGGAAACTACTGCTGTTTGATACCATTGGTAGATACTACAGCCAAAAGAAGGAGCCACTGTTAAGCCATGCGTCTGACATCCACACAGGAATTACAGAGCTGTTGG TGAATGGAAAGACAGAACCAGCTTTAGAAGCAATTCAACTCTACTTGAAGCTTTTGGATAGTCAAACTAGAGAGGAGTTTAGGAGGCTGTTGTACTTCATGGCTATTGCAGCACATCATTCTGAGTTCAAGTTGCAGAAAGAG AGTGACAACAGGATGGTTGTAAAAAGAACATTCTCTAAAGCTATTGTCAACAATAAAACTTTATCCAAAGGAAAAACTGACCTCCTCATTTTGTTCTTGGTGGACCAGCAAAAAGACGTTTTAAAG ATCCCAGCAACATTACATAAAATGGTTAGTGATAAGCTGATGGCTGTACAACAAGGACAAGATCCTAATAAGGATACAG GCTACACCTTCTGCCAGAAACTTGATCAAAGTGAATATCGCTACAGTGTTCAGAAGACCACAAAAGCTGAGCTGTTATCTTTGCTAAAAACTATTGATGAAGATACAAaaatctctgccaaggagagAAAGAAGCTGCTAGGTCAATTCCATAGTAGCAATCCAACTATTTTCATGCAATACTTTGGTGACAGAGTTACTAATATGTGtgtgtaa
- the DEPDC7 gene encoding DEP domain-containing protein 7 isoform X2 gives MAGVREKAAALNLCAVYSPANKPPGTGFSLAQKPFGATYVWSSIINALQTQVEVKKRRQNLKYFNNCFIGSDAVDVIFAHLLQNKYFGDVDISRAKVVRVCQALMDYKVFEAVSTRVFGKDKRSMFEDSSCSLYRLTNVPSPEDSSFEKEYISSQRLEKMAFNPPPIKSESLEDLWENLSLKPANAPEVNLSASLSRQVINEVWQEQTIARLLQLVDLPLLDSLLEHQGIRSKLPQPKKEAGCVITSNYIDREILKAFSDSQTDEWLSAAIDCLEYLPDQMVVDISRNLPSQPDKADAWKLLLFDTIGRYYSQKKEPLLSHASDIHTGITELLVNGKTEPALEAIQLYLKLLDSQTREEFRRLLYFMAIAAHHSEFKLQKESDNRMVVKRTFSKAIVNNKTLSKGKTDLLILFLVDQQKDVLKIPATLHKMVSDKLMAVQQGQDPNKDTGYTFCQKLDQSEYRYSVQKTTKAELLSLLKTIDEDTKISAKERKKLLGQFHSSNPTIFMQYFGDRVTNMCV, from the exons ATGGCCGGCGTGCGGGAGAAGGCGGCAGCTTTGAATCTCTGCGCTGTGTACAGCCCGGCTAACAAGCCCCCGGGTACGG GTTTCAGCTTAGCACAAAAGCCATTTGGAGCAACATATGTATGGAGCAGCATCATCAATGCTCTTCAGACTCAAGTGGAAGTGAAAAAGCGGCGACAGAACCTGAAATACTTTAATAACTGTTTTATTGGCTCTGATGCAGTGGATGTCATCTTTGCTCATCTCCTCCAGAACAAATATTTTGGGGATGTCGATATTTCCCGTGCTAAAGTAGTGCGAGTGTGTCAAGCACTGATGGATTACAAAGTGTTTGAGGCAGTTTCAACTAGAGTCTTTGGAAAAGACAAACGGTCCATGTTCGAAGATAGTAGCTGCAGCCTCTATAGGTTGACAAATGTACCTAGCCCAGAAGACAGTTCATTTGAGAAAGAATATATTAGTAGTCAAAG ACTTGAGAAAATGGCATTTAATCCTCCTCCAATCAAATCAGAAAGCTTAGAAGATCTCTGGGAAAACTTGAGTCTAAAACCTGCTAATGCTCCTGAAGTAAACCTCTCTGCAAGTTTGTCTCGTCAAG TTATTAATGAAGTATGGCAAGAACAAACAATTGCTCGTCTGCTGCAGCTTGTGGACCTTCCACTTCTTGACTCTTTACTTGAACATCAAGGGATTAGGTCCAAGCTTCCCCAACCCAAGAAGGAGGCGGGATGCGTCATCACAAGCAACTACATAGACAGAGAAATTCTCAAGGCTTTCAGTGACTCTCA GACTGATGAATGGCTCTCTGCAGCAATAGATTGCTTGGAGTATCTTCCAGATCAAATGGTGGTGGATATAAGCAGAAATTTGCCTAGTCAACCTGATAAAGCAGACGCATGGAAACTACTGCTGTTTGATACCATTGGTAGATACTACAGCCAAAAGAAGGAGCCACTGTTAAGCCATGCGTCTGACATCCACACAGGAATTACAGAGCTGTTGG TGAATGGAAAGACAGAACCAGCTTTAGAAGCAATTCAACTCTACTTGAAGCTTTTGGATAGTCAAACTAGAGAGGAGTTTAGGAGGCTGTTGTACTTCATGGCTATTGCAGCACATCATTCTGAGTTCAAGTTGCAGAAAGAG AGTGACAACAGGATGGTTGTAAAAAGAACATTCTCTAAAGCTATTGTCAACAATAAAACTTTATCCAAAGGAAAAACTGACCTCCTCATTTTGTTCTTGGTGGACCAGCAAAAAGACGTTTTAAAG ATCCCAGCAACATTACATAAAATGGTTAGTGATAAGCTGATGGCTGTACAACAAGGACAAGATCCTAATAAGGATACAG GCTACACCTTCTGCCAGAAACTTGATCAAAGTGAATATCGCTACAGTGTTCAGAAGACCACAAAAGCTGAGCTGTTATCTTTGCTAAAAACTATTGATGAAGATACAAaaatctctgccaaggagagAAAGAAGCTGCTAGGTCAATTCCATAGTAGCAATCCAACTATTTTCATGCAATACTTTGGTGACAGAGTTACTAATATGTGtgtgtaa
- the DEPDC7 gene encoding DEP domain-containing protein 7 isoform X1, translated as MAGVREKAAALNLCAVYSPANKPPGTGTGFSLAQKPFGATYVWSSIINALQTQVEVKKRRQNLKYFNNCFIGSDAVDVIFAHLLQNKYFGDVDISRAKVVRVCQALMDYKVFEAVSTRVFGKDKRSMFEDSSCSLYRLTNVPSPEDSSFEKEYISSQRLEKMAFNPPPIKSESLEDLWENLSLKPANAPEVNLSASLSRQVINEVWQEQTIARLLQLVDLPLLDSLLEHQGIRSKLPQPKKEAGCVITSNYIDREILKAFSDSQTDEWLSAAIDCLEYLPDQMVVDISRNLPSQPDKADAWKLLLFDTIGRYYSQKKEPLLSHASDIHTGITELLVNGKTEPALEAIQLYLKLLDSQTREEFRRLLYFMAIAAHHSEFKLQKESDNRMVVKRTFSKAIVNNKTLSKGKTDLLILFLVDQQKDVLKIPATLHKMVSDKLMAVQQGQDPNKDTGYTFCQKLDQSEYRYSVQKTTKAELLSLLKTIDEDTKISAKERKKLLGQFHSSNPTIFMQYFGDRVTNMCV; from the exons ATGGCCGGCGTGCGGGAGAAGGCGGCAGCTTTGAATCTCTGCGCTGTGTACAGCCCGGCTAACAAGCCCCCGGGTACGGGCACGG GTTTCAGCTTAGCACAAAAGCCATTTGGAGCAACATATGTATGGAGCAGCATCATCAATGCTCTTCAGACTCAAGTGGAAGTGAAAAAGCGGCGACAGAACCTGAAATACTTTAATAACTGTTTTATTGGCTCTGATGCAGTGGATGTCATCTTTGCTCATCTCCTCCAGAACAAATATTTTGGGGATGTCGATATTTCCCGTGCTAAAGTAGTGCGAGTGTGTCAAGCACTGATGGATTACAAAGTGTTTGAGGCAGTTTCAACTAGAGTCTTTGGAAAAGACAAACGGTCCATGTTCGAAGATAGTAGCTGCAGCCTCTATAGGTTGACAAATGTACCTAGCCCAGAAGACAGTTCATTTGAGAAAGAATATATTAGTAGTCAAAG ACTTGAGAAAATGGCATTTAATCCTCCTCCAATCAAATCAGAAAGCTTAGAAGATCTCTGGGAAAACTTGAGTCTAAAACCTGCTAATGCTCCTGAAGTAAACCTCTCTGCAAGTTTGTCTCGTCAAG TTATTAATGAAGTATGGCAAGAACAAACAATTGCTCGTCTGCTGCAGCTTGTGGACCTTCCACTTCTTGACTCTTTACTTGAACATCAAGGGATTAGGTCCAAGCTTCCCCAACCCAAGAAGGAGGCGGGATGCGTCATCACAAGCAACTACATAGACAGAGAAATTCTCAAGGCTTTCAGTGACTCTCA GACTGATGAATGGCTCTCTGCAGCAATAGATTGCTTGGAGTATCTTCCAGATCAAATGGTGGTGGATATAAGCAGAAATTTGCCTAGTCAACCTGATAAAGCAGACGCATGGAAACTACTGCTGTTTGATACCATTGGTAGATACTACAGCCAAAAGAAGGAGCCACTGTTAAGCCATGCGTCTGACATCCACACAGGAATTACAGAGCTGTTGG TGAATGGAAAGACAGAACCAGCTTTAGAAGCAATTCAACTCTACTTGAAGCTTTTGGATAGTCAAACTAGAGAGGAGTTTAGGAGGCTGTTGTACTTCATGGCTATTGCAGCACATCATTCTGAGTTCAAGTTGCAGAAAGAG AGTGACAACAGGATGGTTGTAAAAAGAACATTCTCTAAAGCTATTGTCAACAATAAAACTTTATCCAAAGGAAAAACTGACCTCCTCATTTTGTTCTTGGTGGACCAGCAAAAAGACGTTTTAAAG ATCCCAGCAACATTACATAAAATGGTTAGTGATAAGCTGATGGCTGTACAACAAGGACAAGATCCTAATAAGGATACAG GCTACACCTTCTGCCAGAAACTTGATCAAAGTGAATATCGCTACAGTGTTCAGAAGACCACAAAAGCTGAGCTGTTATCTTTGCTAAAAACTATTGATGAAGATACAAaaatctctgccaaggagagAAAGAAGCTGCTAGGTCAATTCCATAGTAGCAATCCAACTATTTTCATGCAATACTTTGGTGACAGAGTTACTAATATGTGtgtgtaa
- the DEPDC7 gene encoding DEP domain-containing protein 7 isoform X4, which yields MDYKVFEAVSTRVFGKDKRSMFEDSSCSLYRLTNVPSPEDSSFEKEYISSQRLEKMAFNPPPIKSESLEDLWENLSLKPANAPEVNLSASLSRQVINEVWQEQTIARLLQLVDLPLLDSLLEHQGIRSKLPQPKKEAGCVITSNYIDREILKAFSDSQTDEWLSAAIDCLEYLPDQMVVDISRNLPSQPDKADAWKLLLFDTIGRYYSQKKEPLLSHASDIHTGITELLVNGKTEPALEAIQLYLKLLDSQTREEFRRLLYFMAIAAHHSEFKLQKESDNRMVVKRTFSKAIVNNKTLSKGKTDLLILFLVDQQKDVLKIPATLHKMVSDKLMAVQQGQDPNKDTGYTFCQKLDQSEYRYSVQKTTKAELLSLLKTIDEDTKISAKERKKLLGQFHSSNPTIFMQYFGDRVTNMCV from the exons ATGGATTACAAAGTGTTTGAGGCAGTTTCAACTAGAGTCTTTGGAAAAGACAAACGGTCCATGTTCGAAGATAGTAGCTGCAGCCTCTATAGGTTGACAAATGTACCTAGCCCAGAAGACAGTTCATTTGAGAAAGAATATATTAGTAGTCAAAG ACTTGAGAAAATGGCATTTAATCCTCCTCCAATCAAATCAGAAAGCTTAGAAGATCTCTGGGAAAACTTGAGTCTAAAACCTGCTAATGCTCCTGAAGTAAACCTCTCTGCAAGTTTGTCTCGTCAAG TTATTAATGAAGTATGGCAAGAACAAACAATTGCTCGTCTGCTGCAGCTTGTGGACCTTCCACTTCTTGACTCTTTACTTGAACATCAAGGGATTAGGTCCAAGCTTCCCCAACCCAAGAAGGAGGCGGGATGCGTCATCACAAGCAACTACATAGACAGAGAAATTCTCAAGGCTTTCAGTGACTCTCA GACTGATGAATGGCTCTCTGCAGCAATAGATTGCTTGGAGTATCTTCCAGATCAAATGGTGGTGGATATAAGCAGAAATTTGCCTAGTCAACCTGATAAAGCAGACGCATGGAAACTACTGCTGTTTGATACCATTGGTAGATACTACAGCCAAAAGAAGGAGCCACTGTTAAGCCATGCGTCTGACATCCACACAGGAATTACAGAGCTGTTGG TGAATGGAAAGACAGAACCAGCTTTAGAAGCAATTCAACTCTACTTGAAGCTTTTGGATAGTCAAACTAGAGAGGAGTTTAGGAGGCTGTTGTACTTCATGGCTATTGCAGCACATCATTCTGAGTTCAAGTTGCAGAAAGAG AGTGACAACAGGATGGTTGTAAAAAGAACATTCTCTAAAGCTATTGTCAACAATAAAACTTTATCCAAAGGAAAAACTGACCTCCTCATTTTGTTCTTGGTGGACCAGCAAAAAGACGTTTTAAAG ATCCCAGCAACATTACATAAAATGGTTAGTGATAAGCTGATGGCTGTACAACAAGGACAAGATCCTAATAAGGATACAG GCTACACCTTCTGCCAGAAACTTGATCAAAGTGAATATCGCTACAGTGTTCAGAAGACCACAAAAGCTGAGCTGTTATCTTTGCTAAAAACTATTGATGAAGATACAAaaatctctgccaaggagagAAAGAAGCTGCTAGGTCAATTCCATAGTAGCAATCCAACTATTTTCATGCAATACTTTGGTGACAGAGTTACTAATATGTGtgtgtaa